The Cicer arietinum cultivar CDC Frontier isolate Library 1 chromosome 1, Cicar.CDCFrontier_v2.0, whole genome shotgun sequence genome contains the following window.
GATTGGTTCGCTCAGTCTGACCATCTGTTTGTGGGTGGTAGGCTNNNNNNNNNNNNNNNNNNNNNNNNNNNNNNNNNNNNNNNNNNNNNNNNNNNNNNNNNNNNNNNNNNNNNNNNNNNNNNNNNNNNNNNNNNNNNNNNNNNNNNNNNNNNNNNNNNNNNNNNNNNNNNNNNNNNNNNNNNNNNNNNNNNNNNNNNNNNNNNNNNNNNNNNNNNNNNNNNNNNNNNNNNNNNNNNNNNNNNNNNNNNNNNNNNNNNNNNNNNNNNNNNNNNNNNNNNNNNNNNNNNNNNNNNNNNNNNNNNAGAGGGGTCCTACACCTTCTTCCATACAACGCCTCAAAAGGGGCCATTCCAATGCTagagtggaaactattgttataggtaAACTCTATAAGTGGCAAAAAGCTATCCCAACTTCCATTTTGTTCCAACACACAAGCTCTCAACAAGTCTTCTAGGGATTGATTGGTTCGCTCAGTCTGACCATCTGTTTGTGGGTGGTAGGCTTAACTCATCCTAAGGTTCGTACCTAAAGCGCTCTATACACCTTGCCGAAACTTAGAGGTAAACCTAGGGTCTCTGTTTGAGACTATACTTGATGGAATTCCATGCAACTTCACAATTtcttttatgtatatttcagcTAACCTTTCCAAAGAATAAGTTATGGTTATCGAaataaagtgagcagatttagttaatctatccacaataacccaaatactatcgtacctttttggagttcgaggtaagcctacaacaaagtCCATAGAGATGTTATCCCACTTCCATTCGGGAATACTCAAAGGTTGCATTAAACCTGAAGGTTTTTGGTGTTCTACCTTAGACTTTTGACAGGTCAAGCAAGCATACACAAACTCAGCaacatcttttttcattttgggccaccaaaatatcttcttgaGGTCTTTATACATCTTTGTGGCCCCAGGGTGAATACTTAGACAACTCCTATGTCCTTCCTCTAAGATCATCTTTCTTAACTCCTCTACATCAGGAACACAAATTCTCtccttaaatctcaaaatttcATCCACGCCGATTTTAAAATCAGGTTCTCTCCATTGGTCAACCGATTGTAACTTATCTAAAAGGTATAAATCCAATTTTTGATTCTTTTTAATCTCTTCCAATAGTCCACTAGTtaccttcaacattcccaatttAATACTTTTTGGTGTCACTTCAGAAACTAAACTAAGGTCTCTAAAATGTTCCAACAACTCACTATGCTTAACCATTAAAGCAGACACACTCAAAGTCTTCCTACTCAaggcatcagccactacattggcctttctGGGATGATAGTTaagctcaaaatcaaaatttttaagaaattccatccacctacgttgtctcatgttcaactccttctggtTAAAAAGATACTTAAGGCTCTTATGGTCACTAAAAACCTCAAATCTAGATCCATATAAATAAGGTATCCACATCTTAAGTACAAAGACAACTGTTGCTAGTTCTAGGACATGGGTAGGGTAGTTTgtctcatgaatcttcagttgCCTAGAAGCATATGCTACCACCTTCCCATCCTACATAAGTACCCCACCTAATCCGGAACCACAAGCATCACAATATACTATAAAAGGTTCACTCAGGTCAAGTAATATTAAGATCGGTGTAGAGGTCAATTGTTTCTTAAGCTCTTGGAAGCTATTCTCACAATGGGCATCCCACACGAACAATTCCCCTTTTCGGGTCAACTTAGTTAAAGGTAAGGCCAACTTGGAGAATCCTTCTATGAACCTACGATAATAACTTGCCAATCATAGGAAACTCCTAATCTCAGTCACTGATTTAGGTATTTTCCCTTCTAAGACATTCTCCACTTTGGCAGGATCAACGGCTATTCcaccttttgaaattatatgtcctaggaaacttacttcctctaaccaaaattcacacttagacAACTTGGCAAATAATTGTTTCTCCTTAAGGGTTTTCAAGACTATCCTTAAATGTTCACCATGCTCTTCCTTATTCTTAGAGTACACTAAGATATCATCTATAAACACAACCACAAAAGAGTCTAGGTAAGAATGAAAGATCCgattcatgtaatccataaacaTTGTTGGGGCATTAGTCACACCAAAAGGCATAACCAAATACTCGTAATGGCCATAACGGGTCCTAAAGGCGATCTTAGGGGTATCAGAAGGCTtcactcggatctgatggtaacttGATCTCAGATCGATCTTACTAAACACACATgatcctctcaattgatccataaGGTCATCTATCCTAGGTAGCAGAtacttattcttgattgtcactttattaagtcgacggtaatccacacataaccttatagagccatccttcttcttaaccaacAACACAGGTGCACCCCATGGTGAAACACTAGgtcttataaattgtttatctaaaagtTCTTCCAATTGCTTCTTAAACTCAAACAATTCTAAGGGAGACATCCTATATGGTGCCATGGATATGGATCCAGTACCTGGTACAAGGTCAATGCTAAACTCAATCTCACGCTCTGGTGGTAAACTAGTGACATCTTCAAGGAATACTCCAGGGAATTCACACATAATAGGAACTTCTCGTATTACCACATTTTCTTCAAATTCCAGTGAGGCTAGGATCATATATAAATGGGCATCTTCTTTCAAGAGTGCCTTCACTTGGTTGGTGGATATATTGCTAGGCTTATCCCTCTCTTCTGACTCCATGAATTCAATGGTTTTACTGGAAAAAAATCTACACGGACACGATTGGTAGATAgccaatccataccaagaatcaCATCAACCAGACGCAAAGGTAAACACACTAAGTCAACTAGGAAGTCCCTTCCACTTACATGGATAGAAATGTCAAGACAAACACTAGAGGTATCAACAGAATCACTAGTTGGGGTATTCACAATCAAATCATACTGCAAACGAGATACAGGTAGTCCTAAACGTCTAACACAGTCAAGAGACACAAAGGAATGAGTGGCACCACAATCAAATAGTACAAATAAAGGAGTATCAGTTATGAGACATGTACCTTGGATCAAGTTGTCTTTCTCAGACGCTCCTGCACCACTGAGGGCAAAGACTCTTCCATTGGATTTAGGTCGGCTGGCTTGGGAACTCTGGTTTCCAGGTTGTGGAGTCTTCCTTGGGTAGGGGCATGTGGTTCTAATGTAGCcttgttgttgacaattaaaacaagtaattcCAGCATCTCTGCATTCATATGCCATGTGACCCTGCTTACCACACCTGTGACATCATATAGGAGTAGCTGGATCACCATTATTACCATTGTTGTTGCGCAAGACTTGACTCATGTTGTTACTATTTCTGTTACTAACTCTTCGTCCTTTGGGGTTTCCTCTACCACTCCCATAACTATAATTGTTTCCATTTCATTTTCCGTTACCACTAATAGCTCATTTTCCAGCTGAAAAACTGTATTGTTGACAATTCAGACGACTTCTAGATTTACTAGGAGGAAAAGAGTAAGGTTTTCCTCTTTTATGATGCATATGCCTCTTGTCCTTTGTGGTTCCAGTGTTTCGGTAA
Protein-coding sequences here:
- the LOC140918688 gene encoding uncharacterized protein, which gives rise to MGVVEETPKDEECGKQGHMAYECRDAGITCFNCQQQGYIRTTCPYPRKTPQPGNQSSQASRPKSNGRVFALSGAGASEKDNLIQGTCLITDTPLFVLFDCGATHSFVSLDCVRRLGLPVSRLQYDLIVNTPTSDSVDTSSVCLDISIHVSGRDFLVDLVCLPLRLVDVILGMDWLSTNRVRVDFFPVKPLNSWSQKRGISLAIYPPTK